One Fusarium oxysporum f. sp. lycopersici 4287 chromosome 8, whole genome shotgun sequence genomic region harbors:
- a CDS encoding lysosomal acid lipase/cholesteryl ester hydrolase, with protein MAIPFIGRLRPHEYLALVGSFILVGLEAIIRVLTLALPPFLVTLFYRASRRLFNRFSAPARRRAESKRKTISTKVRDAPDFVELCRIWGYEAEEHIVQTKDGYLLGLHRLQWRKGEEGQKVNYGPTSLKKKVIYMHHGLLMNSEVWVALTDEQRCLPFELVERGYDVWFGNNRGNKYSKKSINQSPTSNAFWDFSIDEFAFHDIPDSISYILDTTQQESLSYIGFSQGTAQAFASLAIHPKLNNQINVFIALAPAMAPAGLSSGIVDALVTASPSVLFLLFGRRSILSSATMWETILYPPIFSKLIDMGLSFLFNWQTLNISASQKLAAYPHLYSFTSTKSVVHWFQIIRNKSFQMYDDDVHQPISVTSSSKYSKVAKYPTRNIKTPIVLVYGGSDSLVDIKVMLKELPPQTVATEIPHYEHLDFLWARDVDTQVFQHVFDALDSFTDAEHTKEEYDRYYVSRQESLLGSGYAFGHAHHGSESESSTLTPSLEGANGVQLAPQPQPHRAREQASGIPSPKNTTRHRVKYSGEIPAGDRPATPELFKSAAGRDSPESGLDSPVAARVKAGVKRSGSVGSNISLDMREGRGISVGASKAAGGIVTKSGASGTNVEESPRRDSSAEKKKK; from the exons ATGGCTATTCCTTTTATCGGAAGGCTTCGCCC TCACGAGTATCTAGCTCTCGTGGGATCATTTATTCTCGTCGGTCTCGAGGCAATCATTCGAGtcttgactttggctttgc CCCCATTTCTTGTTACGCTTTTCTATAGAGCTTCAAGACGACTCTTCAATAGGTTTTCTGCGCCTGCGAGGCGACGAGCGGAGAGTAAACGAAAAA CGATATCCACCAAGGTACGAGACGCGCCTGACTTCGTTGAGCTGTGTCGCATTTGGGGCTACGAAGCAGAGGAACATATCGTTCAGACCAAAGATGGATATCTTTTAGGTCTTCATCGTCTGCAGTGGAGAAAGGGTGAAGAAGGACAGAAAGTTAACTACGGCCCGACGAGTCTGAAAAAGAAGGTCATCTACATGCACCATGGCCTTCTCATGAATTCAGAGGTTTGGGTTGCTCTCACAGATGAGCAAAGATGTCTACCATTCGAGCTGGTTGAGAGAGGTTACGATGTCTGG TTTGGAAATAATCGGGGTAACAAGTACTCCAAAAAGTCAATTAATCAGTCGCCAACCTCCAACGCCTTCTGGGACTTTTCCATCGACGAATTTGCCTTCCACGACATTCCAGATAGCATCAGCTATATCCTTGATACAACCCAGCAGGAGAGTCTCTCGTACATCGGCTTTTCGCAAGGTACAGCTCAGGCTTTCGCTAGCTTAGCCATCCATCCCAAGCTCAACAACCAGATCAATGTCTTCATCGCTCTCGCGCCTGCTATGGCGCCTGCCGGCTTATCTAGTGGAATTGTCGACGCGCTCGTAACTGCATCGCCCTCTGTTTTGTTCCTTTTGTTTGGTCGTCGTTCGATTCTCAGTTCCGCCACTATGTGGGAAACCATCTTGTACCCGCCCATCTTCAGCAAGCTCATCGACATGGGGCTATCATTCTTGTTCAATTGGCAAACCCTCAATATCTCCGCGAGTCAGAAATTGGCTGCTTACCCACATCTGTACTCTTTTACGAGCACCAAGAGTGTGGTTCACTGGTTCCAGATCATTCGAAACAAATCTTTCCAGATGTATGACGATGACGTTCATCAGCCGATCAGTGTCACTTCAAGCAGCAAATACTCCAAGGTTGCCAAGTACCCGACTCGAAACATCAAAACACCAATCGTTCTGGTTTACGGTGGTAGCGATTCCCTGGTGGATATCAAGGTTATGCTCAAGGAACTACCCCCTCAAACTGTGGCAACTGAGATTCCTCACTATGAACATCTTGACTTTCTCTGGGCTCGAGATGTCGATACGCAGGTATTCCAGCACGTGTTTGATGCGCTCGATAGCTTCACTGATGCCGAGCATACAAAGGAGGAATATGATCGTTACTATGTCAGCCGGCAGGAGAGTCTTCTAGGTTCAGGTTATGCGTTTGGGCATGCTCACCATGGCAGCGAGAGCGAGTCTTCGACACTTACACCAAGTCTTGAGGGAGCCAATGGTGTCCAACTTGCACCCCAACCTCAGCCACACCGAGCACGAGAGCAGGCGTCTGGAATTCCTTCTCCTAAGAACACGACAAGACACAGAGTGAAATACTCCGGTGAAATACCTGCAGGCGACCGACCAGCCACCCCTGAGCTTTTTAAGAGTGCTGCGGGAAGAGACTCACCTGAAAGTGGATTGGATTCCCCAGTAGCGGCCAGAGTAAAGGCTGGTGTCAAGCGCAGCGGGAGTGTCGGGAGCAATATTAGCCTGGATATGCGAGAGGGTCGTGGTATCAGTGTCGGTGCGAGTAAGGCTGCTGGTGGCATTGTGACGAAGAGCGGCGCCAGCGGAACCAACGTGGAGGAGAGTCCTAGAAGGGACAGCTCtgcagagaagaaaaagaagtaG
- a CDS encoding V-type proton ATPase proteolipid subunit 2, whose translation MAESELAPKFAPFIGMAGIAAAMVFGCIGAAYGTAKSGIGIAGVGTFRPDLIMKCLIPVVMSGIIAVYSLVISVLIAEDLDPGKNYSLFSGFLHLGCGIAVGMTGLAAGYCIGIVGDTGVRAYMEQSRIFVGMVLILIFGEVLGLYGLIVALLLNSKSKG comes from the exons ATGGCAGAATCAGAGCTCGCCCCCAAGTTTGCCCCCTTTATTGGGATG GCCGGAATTGCAGCTGCAATGGTCTTCGGAT GTATTGGAGCTGCTTATGGCACAGCCAAGTCTGGCATCGGCATTGCTGGTGTCGGTACATTTAGACCAGACCTCATCATGAAG TGTCTCATTCCCGTCGTCATGTCCGGTATTATTGCCGTTTACTCACTAGTCATCTCCGTCCTCATCGCTGAGGATCTCGACCCAGGCAAGAACTACAGCTTGTTTTC GGGTTTTCTGCATCTCGGATGTGGTATTGCAGTCGGCATGACTGGTCTTGCCGCTGGTTACTGCATCGGAATTGTCGGCGACACTGGCGTTCGTGCTTATATGGAACAGTCTAGGATCTTTGTTGGCATGGTCCTGATCCTTATCTTCGGCGAAGTTCTTGGTCTCTATGG ACTCATCGTTGCTCTTCTCCTGAACAGCAAGAGCAAGGGTTAG
- a CDS encoding lysosomal acid lipase/cholesteryl ester hydrolase — protein sequence MAIPFIGRLRPHEYLALVGSFILVGLEAIIRVLTLALPPFLVTLFYRASRRLFNRFSAPARRRAESKRKTISTKVRDAPDFVELCRIWGYEAEEHIVQTKDGYLLGLHRLQWRKGEEGQKVNYGPTSLKKKVIYMHHGLLMNSEVWVALTDEQRCLPFELVERGYDVWFGNNRGNKYSKKSINQSPTSNAFWDFSIDEFAFHDIPDSISYILDTTQQESLSYIGFSQGTAQAFASLAIHPKLNNQINVFIALAPAMAPAGLSSGIVDALVTASPSVLFLLFGRRSILSSATMWETILYPPIFSKLIDMGLSFLFNWQTLNISASQKLAAYPHLYSFTSTKSVVHWFQIIRNKSFQMYDDDVHQPISVTSSSKYSKVAKYPTRNIKTPIVLVYGGSDSLVDIKVMLKELPPQTVATEIPHYEHLDFLWARDVDTQVFQHVFDALDSFTDAEHTKEEYDRYYVSRQESLLGSGYAFGHAHHGSESESSTLTPSLEGANGVQLAPQPQPHRAREQASGIPSPKNTTRHRVKYSGEIPAGDRPATPELFKSAAGRDSPESGLDSPVAARVKAGVKRSGSVGSNISLDMREGRGISVGASKAAGGIVTKSGASGTNVEESPRRDSSAEKKKKRDSDTSRAVHARYNILGLREPSFSQYI from the exons ATGGCTATTCCTTTTATCGGAAGGCTTCGCCC TCACGAGTATCTAGCTCTCGTGGGATCATTTATTCTCGTCGGTCTCGAGGCAATCATTCGAGtcttgactttggctttgc CCCCATTTCTTGTTACGCTTTTCTATAGAGCTTCAAGACGACTCTTCAATAGGTTTTCTGCGCCTGCGAGGCGACGAGCGGAGAGTAAACGAAAAA CGATATCCACCAAGGTACGAGACGCGCCTGACTTCGTTGAGCTGTGTCGCATTTGGGGCTACGAAGCAGAGGAACATATCGTTCAGACCAAAGATGGATATCTTTTAGGTCTTCATCGTCTGCAGTGGAGAAAGGGTGAAGAAGGACAGAAAGTTAACTACGGCCCGACGAGTCTGAAAAAGAAGGTCATCTACATGCACCATGGCCTTCTCATGAATTCAGAGGTTTGGGTTGCTCTCACAGATGAGCAAAGATGTCTACCATTCGAGCTGGTTGAGAGAGGTTACGATGTCTGG TTTGGAAATAATCGGGGTAACAAGTACTCCAAAAAGTCAATTAATCAGTCGCCAACCTCCAACGCCTTCTGGGACTTTTCCATCGACGAATTTGCCTTCCACGACATTCCAGATAGCATCAGCTATATCCTTGATACAACCCAGCAGGAGAGTCTCTCGTACATCGGCTTTTCGCAAGGTACAGCTCAGGCTTTCGCTAGCTTAGCCATCCATCCCAAGCTCAACAACCAGATCAATGTCTTCATCGCTCTCGCGCCTGCTATGGCGCCTGCCGGCTTATCTAGTGGAATTGTCGACGCGCTCGTAACTGCATCGCCCTCTGTTTTGTTCCTTTTGTTTGGTCGTCGTTCGATTCTCAGTTCCGCCACTATGTGGGAAACCATCTTGTACCCGCCCATCTTCAGCAAGCTCATCGACATGGGGCTATCATTCTTGTTCAATTGGCAAACCCTCAATATCTCCGCGAGTCAGAAATTGGCTGCTTACCCACATCTGTACTCTTTTACGAGCACCAAGAGTGTGGTTCACTGGTTCCAGATCATTCGAAACAAATCTTTCCAGATGTATGACGATGACGTTCATCAGCCGATCAGTGTCACTTCAAGCAGCAAATACTCCAAGGTTGCCAAGTACCCGACTCGAAACATCAAAACACCAATCGTTCTGGTTTACGGTGGTAGCGATTCCCTGGTGGATATCAAGGTTATGCTCAAGGAACTACCCCCTCAAACTGTGGCAACTGAGATTCCTCACTATGAACATCTTGACTTTCTCTGGGCTCGAGATGTCGATACGCAGGTATTCCAGCACGTGTTTGATGCGCTCGATAGCTTCACTGATGCCGAGCATACAAAGGAGGAATATGATCGTTACTATGTCAGCCGGCAGGAGAGTCTTCTAGGTTCAGGTTATGCGTTTGGGCATGCTCACCATGGCAGCGAGAGCGAGTCTTCGACACTTACACCAAGTCTTGAGGGAGCCAATGGTGTCCAACTTGCACCCCAACCTCAGCCACACCGAGCACGAGAGCAGGCGTCTGGAATTCCTTCTCCTAAGAACACGACAAGACACAGAGTGAAATACTCCGGTGAAATACCTGCAGGCGACCGACCAGCCACCCCTGAGCTTTTTAAGAGTGCTGCGGGAAGAGACTCACCTGAAAGTGGATTGGATTCCCCAGTAGCGGCCAGAGTAAAGGCTGGTGTCAAGCGCAGCGGGAGTGTCGGGAGCAATATTAGCCTGGATATGCGAGAGGGTCGTGGTATCAGTGTCGGTGCGAGTAAGGCTGCTGGTGGCATTGTGACGAAGAGCGGCGCCAGCGGAACCAACGTGGAGGAGAGTCCTAGAAGGGACAGCTCtgcagagaagaaaaagaa GAGGGACAGCGATACATCTCGAGCAGTACACGCACGTTACAATATATTGGGTTTGCGAGAGCCCAGCTTTTCGCAATATATATAG
- a CDS encoding hypothetical protein (At least one base has a quality score < 10), whose amino-acid sequence MRNSSLTDQDPEALGPSQQSNSENDTLEPREDQPLLQAPDEDSWKPPRGFVWIQLAIMSNVFLYGLDSTITAATYAVISSEFDAANTASWLTTSYLVTSTAFQPLYGRVSDIFGRRLCFFISTITFAFGCLGCGVAKNIIFLNVMRALTGFGGGGLMTMATIVNSDMIPFRKRGMYQALQNGIYGFGAISGASFGGSIADHIGWRWCFLFQVPVSILALIIGALVVSDQSGGFSLDGNLGTVWHRVDFSGSLLLVVAISVQLVGLSLGGNELPWGSPWVIGALIGSVFLFSLFLFVEEKTSAIPVIPLRLLQGRLPIATQCANVCAGMAAYGYLFMLPLFFQVVLLDSATTAGARLAIPSLATPIGGLIAGVVMSRWGKLLTLVRTGALFMVLGNGLVTLLQFQDSKWKYFVYVFPANLGQGIIYPGILFTSLASFDHADHAVTASTVYLIRSLGTVWGVSVTSAIVQTTLSGRLPDALSEVPDKWRVCPFSYHQLLS is encoded by the exons ATGAGGAACTCGTCTCTCACAGATCAAGATCCTGAAGCATTGGGCCCTTCACAGCAAAGCAACAGTGAAAATGATACCCTGGAGCCTCGCGAGGATCAAccgcttcttcaagctcCCGATGAAGACAGTTGGAAACCTCCTCGTGGGTTCGTCTGGATCCAGTTGGCAATTATGTCGAATGTCTTCCTCTACGGCCTCGATAGTACGATCACCGCTGCGACTTATGCCGTCATCAGCTCCGAGTTCGATGCCGCAAACACAGCTTCATGGTTAACTACATCGTATCTTGTCACTAGCACAGCGTTCCAACCTCTCTATGGCAGAGTATCTGATATCTTTGGACGACGGTTGTGCTTCTTCATTTCGACTATTACTTTTGCCTTTGGATGTCTTGGATGTGGTGTTGCGAAAAACATCATCTTTCTCAATGTCATGAGAGCATTGACTGGCTTTGGCGGTGGAGGCTTGATGACAATGG CCACTATCGTCAATTCGGACATGATTCCTTTTAGAAAGCGCGGCATGTATCAGGCTCTTCAGAACGGTATCTATGGCTTTGGAGCTATTTCTGGAGCTTCCTTTGGTGGCTCGATTGCCGACCATATTGGCTGGAGATGGTGTTTTCTCTTTCAGGTGCCAGTGTCAATCCTGGCTCTGATCATTGGAGCTCTAGTCGTCTCTGATCAGTCTGGGGGTTTCTCGCTCGATGGCAATCTAGGTACTGTCTGGCACAGAGTCGACTTCTCTGGGTCACTTCTCCTCGTTGTAGCTATCTCGGTTCAACTTGTGGGACTCAGCCTGGGAGGAAACGAGCTTCCCTGGGGTAGTCCTTGGGTGATTGGAGCCTTGATTGGGAGCGTTttcttgttttctcttttcctcttcgtTGAGGAAAAGACGAGTGCCATCCCAGTTATTCCTCTCCGCTTGCTGCAAGGAAGGTTACCAATTGCAACGCAGTGTGCAAACGTCTGCGCAGGCATGGCTGCATATGGG TACCTATTCATGCTTCCACTTTTCTTTCAGGTTGTTCTGCTTGACTCAGCCACCACAGCCGGTGCTCGACTTGCAATTCCTTCACTAGCAACTCCAATTGGTGGTCTTATTGCTGGTGTGGTTATGTCTCGTTGGGGCAAGCTACTTACTCTTGTGCGCACTGGAGCTCTGTTCATGGTGCTAGGCAACGGCTTGGTGACCTTACTCCAGTTTCAAGATTCGAAGTGGAAGTACTTTGTCTATGTCTTTCCCGCAAACCTTGGTCAAGGCATTATCTATCCTGGTATACTGTTTACTTCACTCGCCTCATTCGACCACGCCG ACCACGCTGTCACGGCCTCGACAGTGTACCTCATCCGCTCGCTAGGAACCGTCTGGGGTGTTTCAGTCACATCTGCCATCGTTCAGACTACACTCAGCGGTCGTCTGCCGGATGCATTGAGTGAGGTACCAGATAAATGGAGAGTATGCCCTTTTTCTTATCACCAACTTCTGTCGTAA